A stretch of DNA from Natrinema sp. HArc-T2:
CCTGTACTACCGGCAGCCTGCTCCACGGGCCGGGGTTCGACGCCGAACTCGAGGAGCGACTGGCCAAGGCAGCCAGCGTTCCCGCAGTGGCGACGGCTCGCTCTGTCGTCCGCGCGCTCGAGGCGCTCGATGCCGAGCGAATCGCGGTCGTGACGCCCTATACCAGCGATCTCGACGAAAAGGAGCGGGACTTCCTCGAGGCGGCAGGGTTTGGGGTCGAATCGATCGACGGCCGGGGACTCGAAGCGAATACGGCCATCGGCGCGTTGACGCCCGACGACGTGTCCCGACAGGTGCTCGAGCACGTCGATGACGCCGCCGACCTCGACGCCGTCTTCGTCTCCTGTACGAACTACCGCTCGCTGGCTGCGGTCGACGACCTCGAGTCGAAACTGGGGGTCCCGGTGATCACGAGCAACGGCGCGACGCTGTGGGACGTCTGTGGGACAGCCGGGATCGCGATCGATGGTCCGGGAACGCTGTTCGACCACGACCGATAGCGCCACGTCCTGTCGGTATCGGGGCCGCGTCACCGTGGTGGAAGTGCGCTGACAATCGCCATCCCTGGCTGAAGTCTCCGGTGACGGTGCGCTTTTGACGGCGCTGCCCTACGCTTCGGTATGAAGCTCAACGGCGTGGCGGACCTGCCCGAGATCCGCCCCGGCGACGACATCGCCGCGCTCGTCGCGGAGCGGGCCGCCCTCGAGCCCGGCGACGTACTCACCGTCGCGAGCACGATCGTCTCGAAGGCCGAGGGCCGGACGGCCGATCTCGCGGACTACCTCGTCAGCGGCCGCGCCCAGGAGATCGCCGACCGCATCGAGGCCGTGGCCGGCGAGGAGAAAGATCC
This window harbors:
- a CDS encoding aspartate/glutamate racemase family protein translates to MSEPSERPQGLGLVVPSSNTTAEPEFRAHLPESVTVHGARMALESVTVDELDAMSDDAARAAELLGHADVDAVAYACTTGSLLHGPGFDAELEERLAKAASVPAVATARSVVRALEALDAERIAVVTPYTSDLDEKERDFLEAAGFGVESIDGRGLEANTAIGALTPDDVSRQVLEHVDDAADLDAVFVSCTNYRSLAAVDDLESKLGVPVITSNGATLWDVCGTAGIAIDGPGTLFDHDR